A genomic stretch from Nitrospirota bacterium includes:
- a CDS encoding YkgJ family cysteine cluster protein: protein MPSPKVSEKQKLCISCRKCCEAVGIYIDPENYIETKRELARFYRARGFHVTTEDGLLYLTIDFPCPNLTKRGCAIYERRPRICKTYSGLDDFREHCLWSKLPEHRNKKNK, encoded by the coding sequence ATGCCGTCGCCAAAGGTTTCCGAAAAACAGAAGCTCTGCATCTCCTGCCGCAAGTGCTGCGAAGCGGTCGGCATCTATATCGATCCGGAGAACTATATAGAGACGAAAAGAGAGCTCGCCCGCTTCTACCGCGCCCGCGGCTTCCATGTCACGACCGAGGACGGCCTCCTGTATCTCACCATCGATTTCCCCTGCCCGAACCTGACCAAGCGCGGCTGCGCGATCTACGAGAGGCGGCCGCGCATCTGCAAGACCTACTCGGGGCTCGACGACTTCAGAGAGCACTGCCTCTGGTCCAAGCTCCCGGAGCACCGGAACAAGAAAAATAAGTAA
- a CDS encoding NAD(P)H-dependent oxidoreductase, with product MQVLVLYYTKGGSTRKLAEAVAKGVEAAGVKAVLKSTQEVSKEDFLASAGVIAGSPVYFGVMAADLKRVFDEFIGTRRQMENKVGAAFATGGHHTGGKETTLLSIIQCMLIYGMIIAGDPMSASGHYGVACVGAPTEEAKDDGHKLGYRVAEVCKAVEGRLKLTKP from the coding sequence ATGCAGGTGCTCGTTCTCTACTACACGAAGGGCGGCTCTACCAGGAAGCTCGCCGAGGCAGTGGCAAAGGGCGTCGAGGCGGCGGGAGTTAAAGCCGTGCTGAAATCGACGCAGGAGGTCTCGAAGGAAGATTTTCTCGCCTCCGCAGGGGTCATCGCAGGCTCGCCCGTCTATTTCGGCGTCATGGCAGCGGACCTCAAGCGGGTCTTCGACGAATTCATCGGCACGCGGCGCCAGATGGAGAACAAGGTCGGCGCCGCCTTCGCCACCGGCGGTCACCACACCGGCGGCAAGGAGACGACGCTCCTGTCGATCATCCAGTGCATGCTGATCTACGGCATGATCATCGCCGGCGACCCCATGAGCGCCTCGGGACACTACGGCGTCGCCTGCGTGGGCGCTCCCACCGAAGAGGCGAAGGACGACGGCCACAAGCTCGGATACCGTGTCGCCGAAGTCTGCAAGGCTGTCGAGGGCAGACTGAAGCTGACGAAGCCGTAG